One window from the genome of Funiculus sociatus GB2-C1 encodes:
- a CDS encoding MOSC domain-containing protein, protein MKLICVNVGLPREVTWKGKTVTTGIFKEPVSKRVMVRSLNLDGDRQADLTVHGGVDKAIYVYPFEHYDYWQSELPDTEFPPGIFGENFTITGLKEEEVNIGDRFAIGTVKLMVTQPRLPCYKLGIRFGRPDMVKPFLASRRTGFYFRVLQEGEVGAGDTLELVSRDDNNITVADITQLYVRQEDNSELLHRAAQLEALPESWRDYFQEQGRRQDVR, encoded by the coding sequence ATGAAACTCATCTGTGTCAACGTAGGACTTCCGCGTGAAGTGACCTGGAAAGGGAAAACAGTTACAACTGGAATTTTCAAAGAGCCAGTCAGCAAACGGGTGATGGTGCGATCGCTCAATTTAGACGGTGATAGGCAAGCCGATCTAACCGTTCATGGAGGAGTAGACAAAGCCATCTATGTCTATCCCTTCGAGCATTATGATTACTGGCAAAGTGAATTGCCTGATACAGAGTTCCCGCCAGGTATCTTTGGCGAAAATTTCACGATCACTGGGCTGAAAGAAGAGGAAGTGAACATTGGCGATCGCTTTGCGATCGGCACTGTAAAACTGATGGTGACACAACCTCGTCTACCCTGCTACAAACTTGGGATTCGGTTTGGACGACCGGATATGGTTAAACCATTTCTCGCGAGTCGTCGAACCGGATTTTACTTTCGTGTTTTGCAAGAGGGCGAAGTCGGAGCTGGAGACACTTTAGAGTTGGTGAGTCGAGATGACAACAACATCACTGTTGCTGATATCACTCAACTTTATGTTCGCCAGGAAGACAATTCAGAGTTACTTCACCGTGCTGCTCAACTGGAAGCTTTACCCGAAAGTTGGCGCGACTACTTCCAGGAGCAAGGTCGTCGTCAGGATGTGAGATAA